Proteins encoded within one genomic window of Candidatus Methylomirabilis tolerans:
- a CDS encoding DJ-1/PfpI family protein, whose amino-acid sequence MAAKKILMLVGDFVEDYEAMVPFQMLTMIGHTVHAVCPGKKAGDTVRTAVHDFEGDQTYSEKRGHAFALNATFAKIRPKNYDALVIPGGRSPEYLRLNEKALDIVRHFAKANKPIASICHGQQLLTAAGVVEGRRCTSYPAVRPELILAGAKWEEVNATFSNAYVDGNLVTAAAWPGHPEWMRKFLNLLGSKIEP is encoded by the coding sequence ATGGCGGCAAAGAAGATTCTGATGCTTGTTGGGGATTTCGTCGAGGACTACGAGGCGATGGTCCCCTTTCAGATGTTGACCATGATCGGACATACGGTTCACGCGGTCTGCCCCGGCAAGAAGGCCGGCGATACGGTACGGACAGCCGTCCACGACTTCGAGGGAGATCAGACGTATAGCGAGAAGCGGGGTCACGCCTTCGCCCTCAACGCTACGTTTGCCAAGATCAGACCTAAGAATTACGACGCTCTGGTGATTCCAGGAGGGCGCTCACCGGAATACCTTCGTCTGAACGAGAAGGCGCTCGACATCGTCCGCCACTTTGCAAAGGCGAACAAGCCGATCGCCTCCATTTGTCATGGACAGCAACTGTTGACGGCGGCCGGCGTCGTGGAGGGCAGGCGCTGCACCTCCTATCCGGCTGTGAGGCCCGAGCTGATCCTGGCCGGCGCCAAGTGGGAAGAGGTGAACGCCACCTTCTCCAATGCGTATGTGGATGGCAATCTGGTCACGGCTGCAGCCTGGCCGGGTCATCCTGAGTGGATGCGCAAGTTTTTGAACTTGCTAGGTTCCAAGATCGAGCCCTAA
- the dusB gene encoding tRNA dihydrouridine synthase DusB: protein MRIGPHQLKNNLIVAPMAGVTDRPFRMLCRSMGAGMAVSEMVASNSLLYGSEKTKRRANHEGETDPISVQLLGADPKMLAQAARYNVDAGAQIIDINMGCPAKKICNVMAGSALLQNETLVAQILETVVAAVSVPVTLKIRTGWDTQNRNAARIAQIAEISGIQALAIHGRTRACAYTGEAEYDTIAAVKASVKIPIIANGDITTPEKAHYALEYTGADAVMIGRAAQGRPWLFREIAHFLDTGLHLPAPQVDEIQRVLLYHLHGLYDLYGEHTGLRMARKHISWYTKGLAGSAQFRRCMNQLESIAEQLIAVNDFFDSQLQRGERLHYAEEQAA, encoded by the coding sequence ATGCGCATCGGCCCTCACCAGCTCAAAAACAATCTGATTGTCGCCCCCATGGCTGGCGTGACGGATCGGCCTTTCCGCATGTTGTGCAGGAGTATGGGCGCAGGCATGGCGGTTAGCGAAATGGTGGCCTCCAACTCGCTGCTGTATGGTTCGGAGAAAACCAAAAGGCGCGCTAATCACGAGGGCGAAACCGATCCGATCTCGGTGCAACTCCTCGGCGCCGATCCGAAAATGCTGGCACAGGCCGCCCGTTACAACGTGGATGCGGGCGCGCAAATCATAGACATCAATATGGGCTGCCCGGCGAAAAAAATCTGCAATGTGATGGCCGGTTCCGCGCTGTTGCAGAATGAGACGCTGGTGGCGCAAATACTTGAAACGGTGGTGGCGGCGGTGAGCGTACCGGTCACCTTGAAAATCCGCACCGGATGGGATACGCAAAACCGCAATGCGGCGCGTATCGCGCAGATCGCCGAAATCAGCGGTATCCAGGCGCTTGCCATTCATGGCCGCACGCGCGCCTGCGCCTACACCGGCGAGGCGGAATATGACACCATCGCGGCAGTGAAAGCCAGTGTGAAGATTCCCATCATCGCCAACGGCGACATCACCACCCCGGAAAAAGCCCACTATGCGTTGGAGTACACCGGTGCGGATGCCGTGATGATAGGCCGCGCCGCGCAGGGCCGTCCGTGGCTGTTCCGCGAGATCGCACATTTTCTCGATACCGGTCTACACCTGCCCGCGCCACAAGTGGATGAAATCCAGCGCGTGCTACTCTATCATCTGCACGGCCTGTACGATTTGTATGGCGAACATACCGGATTGCGTATGGCGCGCAAACATATCTCCTGGTATACCAAAGGGCTGGCCGGTTCGGCGCAGTTCCGCCGCTGCATGAATCAACTGGAAAGCATTGCGGAACAATTGATAGCAGTAAATGATTTTTTCGATAGTCAGTTACAGCGAGGGGAACGCCTCCACTATGCCGAGGAACAGGCCGCATAA
- a CDS encoding DUF3147 family protein — MWQYAVKVLVTAAVVVAVAELGKRSSFWGALLASLPLTSLLAFIWLYIGTGSTESVAMLSQSIFWLVLASLPLFLILPFLLRSGIAFWPGFGVACALTVGAYVGLMWVLERFGVTL; from the coding sequence ATGTGGCAATACGCAGTGAAGGTGTTGGTCACGGCAGCAGTGGTCGTCGCAGTTGCTGAGCTTGGGAAGCGCAGTTCGTTCTGGGGCGCGCTGCTCGCGTCGCTGCCCCTCACGTCTCTTCTCGCCTTTATCTGGCTCTATATTGGCACGGGCAGCACGGAGTCCGTCGCAATGCTGTCGCAGAGCATATTTTGGCTGGTACTGGCTTCGCTTCCACTGTTCCTGATCCTGCCGTTTCTCCTTCGCTCCGGTATCGCGTTTTGGCCTGGTTTCGGCGTTGCCTGTGCGCTGACCGTCGGCGCATACGTCGGGCTTATGTGGGTCTTGGAACGTTTTGGTGTGACCCTGTAG
- a CDS encoding putative selenate ABC transporter substrate-binding protein, translating into MHHRRTSIWLSSVVAIVASFGLLSHAWSEMPKELRVSAIPDENPTELMRIYTPFAEYLSKELGIPVRYFNVVDYAATVEALAAKKLDMVWYGGFTFVQARKRTGNAIPLVSREEDLRFHSKFITRPETGIKTLADLKGKSFSFGSVSSTSGHLMPRYFLLQNGIDPERDFATFSFSGAHDATALWVESGKVDAGALNEAVWDKLVQARKIDPNKVQAFWTTPPYVDYVWTVRGDLDSALVEKIAAAFTKLNYGNPADKALMNLQRTKRYVRVKPDQFKSVEEAAGAAGLLK; encoded by the coding sequence ATGCACCATCGGCGGACCTCTATCTGGTTGTCAAGTGTAGTAGCTATTGTGGCGAGCTTCGGATTGCTCAGCCATGCCTGGTCCGAAATGCCGAAGGAGCTGCGAGTTTCGGCTATCCCGGATGAGAACCCTACTGAGTTGATGCGGATCTATACACCTTTCGCTGAGTATCTGAGCAAAGAGCTGGGCATTCCCGTCAGATATTTCAACGTGGTGGACTACGCCGCAACCGTCGAAGCCCTGGCAGCCAAGAAACTCGATATGGTCTGGTACGGTGGATTTACCTTTGTCCAGGCCCGAAAACGGACAGGCAACGCAATTCCGCTGGTCAGCCGGGAGGAGGACCTTCGCTTCCACAGCAAATTCATTACCAGACCGGAAACCGGCATCAAGACCCTGGCCGACTTGAAGGGGAAGAGCTTCTCATTCGGGAGTGTCAGCTCGACATCAGGCCACCTCATGCCGCGCTATTTCCTTCTGCAAAACGGGATTGACCCGGAACGAGACTTCGCGACATTCAGCTTCAGCGGGGCTCACGATGCCACCGCCCTCTGGGTCGAGAGCGGAAAGGTTGACGCTGGAGCTCTGAACGAGGCAGTCTGGGACAAGCTCGTTCAGGCCAGGAAAATCGATCCCAATAAAGTGCAGGCATTCTGGACAACACCCCCCTATGTCGACTATGTCTGGACAGTGCGAGGCGATCTGGACAGCGCCCTCGTCGAAAAGATTGCCGCCGCATTTACGAAGCTGAACTACGGTAACCCGGCGGATAAAGCGCTTATGAACCTCCAGCGGACCAAGCGGTATGTCCGGGTCAAGCCGGATCAGTTCAAATCGGTTGAAGAAGCGGCCGGCGCGGCCGGATTACTGAAATAG
- the phnE gene encoding phosphonate ABC transporter, permease protein PhnE produces the protein MQSTVPPGPASLTLPAKRFSTFQIVFVVLFILTFLESYHLAQVKPLALFDPEGRRNIWKFISGMFPPDLSWNFLSLLGGPILETVQISLMGIVMAVAIGLPLGLVATSSLTFRGIMNEHDRIGSPFQARLRRVSYLLARAILNLFRTLPEFVWAFMFVRAVGLGPFPGVLAIGISYAGMLGKVYSEILDHVDQGPLEALQATGASRPTILLYGLMPQALPNLASYTLYRWECAIRASAILGFVGAGGLGQQIEISMRMFNFNQVTTLVAILFVMVAGVDALSVRVRSAILGRSSL, from the coding sequence GTGCAGAGCACCGTTCCGCCTGGTCCTGCCAGCCTCACCTTACCAGCTAAGCGCTTTTCCACCTTCCAGATTGTCTTTGTTGTCCTATTCATCCTCACATTCCTGGAAAGCTATCATCTTGCTCAGGTGAAGCCTCTGGCGCTCTTCGATCCGGAAGGACGCCGGAACATCTGGAAGTTTATCTCCGGCATGTTTCCTCCCGACCTGTCCTGGAACTTCCTCAGTCTCCTGGGCGGCCCGATCCTGGAAACCGTTCAGATCTCCCTGATGGGAATCGTGATGGCTGTAGCCATAGGGCTGCCCTTGGGGCTTGTAGCTACCAGCTCGCTGACGTTCAGGGGGATCATGAACGAACACGACAGGATCGGTTCTCCTTTTCAAGCCCGGCTTCGCCGGGTATCCTATCTGTTAGCGAGAGCGATCCTCAACCTGTTTCGCACCCTCCCTGAATTCGTCTGGGCCTTCATGTTCGTCCGAGCTGTCGGATTGGGACCGTTCCCCGGGGTTCTGGCAATCGGGATCTCCTACGCGGGGATGTTGGGTAAGGTGTACTCGGAGATCCTGGACCATGTGGATCAGGGGCCGTTAGAGGCGCTCCAAGCGACTGGCGCCTCGCGGCCTACCATCCTCCTGTACGGTTTGATGCCGCAGGCCCTGCCAAACCTCGCCTCCTACACACTGTATCGCTGGGAGTGCGCGATTCGGGCATCGGCGATTCTAGGTTTCGTGGGCGCGGGCGGGCTCGGCCAGCAGATCGAGATCTCGATGCGAATGTTTAATTTCAATCAGGTCACGACCCTGGTCGCAATCCTGTTCGTGATGGTAGCCGGGGTTGATGCCTTGAGCGTCAGGGTGAGAAGCGCCATCCTGGGTCGGTCGAGTCTCTGA
- a CDS encoding cupredoxin domain-containing protein, with protein sequence MRHAEKLKISYFAQRFRIWPLAFSVMVLTGCAMLFPETTPPAGAPAEAKRLSFTVIARGYRCEPAVIAVDREGRSALVKVTIRSDGARHIFSIPDLEIRRYLEPDQEITVEFLAERSGVFDFGCTRFPLITPFDHKGKLAIK encoded by the coding sequence ATGCGACACGCAGAAAAACTCAAGATCAGTTACTTCGCGCAACGATTCCGGATCTGGCCGTTAGCATTTTCTGTCATGGTCCTGACGGGCTGTGCCATGCTCTTCCCTGAGACCACCCCTCCCGCCGGGGCTCCTGCCGAAGCGAAGCGACTATCCTTCACGGTGATCGCCCGCGGCTACCGCTGTGAGCCAGCCGTTATCGCGGTGGACCGGGAAGGAAGGTCGGCGTTGGTCAAGGTGACTATCCGGAGCGATGGCGCCAGACACATTTTCTCTATTCCCGATCTGGAGATCAGACGCTATCTCGAACCGGATCAGGAAATAACCGTTGAGTTCCTGGCAGAGCGGTCCGGAGTCTTCGATTTCGGCTGTACCCGGTTTCCGCTGATTACCCCGTTCGACCACAAAGGGAAACTCGCAATCAAGTAG
- a CDS encoding DUF488 family protein, producing MAIRVVRLGTPRTCGEGLRLGTVRRPPRGVPKAEYGSRDFYDIWLPELAPSEGLVKMALGARDARAWQTFVTRYRAEMKRPPAARLLSLLAALSHTTAFSVGCYCQDENRCHRSVLKALLLEHGACCE from the coding sequence ATGGCGATCAGGGTTGTTCGGCTCGGCACTCCACGAACTTGTGGCGAGGGTCTGCGCCTCGGCACTGTTCGCCGTCCACCACGGGGGGTGCCCAAGGCTGAGTACGGCTCACGAGACTTCTACGACATCTGGTTGCCGGAACTGGCGCCTTCTGAGGGACTCGTCAAGATGGCTCTTGGCGCTAGGGATGCGCGAGCGTGGCAGACCTTCGTCACACGCTACCGAGCCGAGATGAAGCGCCCTCCTGCAGCAAGACTACTCAGTCTATTGGCGGCCCTCTCGCACACCACAGCCTTCTCAGTGGGATGCTACTGCCAGGATGAGAACAGGTGTCACCGCTCAGTTCTCAAGGCACTGCTTCTTGAACACGGAGCGTGTTGTGAGTAG
- a CDS encoding phosphonate ABC transporter ATP-binding protein, with protein sequence MYQLSHISKIFDGRIVALDALNLKVRRGEKVALIGPSGAGKTTLFRMLNLTIPPTSGTLVFDGQDVSHLHGRRLREVRRRIGTVYQQHNLVPRLPVVHNVLSGKLGSWSIWQAMCSLIHPTELNLACEALAQVGISDKLYERTESLSGGQQQRVAIARMLAQNPEVILADEPVSSVDPALAAGIVKLLLDLSTTYLKTLLMNLHSVDLALAHFPRVIGLKDGKVSFDLPAAEVTDEHLTALYSGGRTETIEEEALNRAEHRSAWSCQPHLTS encoded by the coding sequence ATGTATCAGCTCAGTCACATCTCCAAGATCTTCGATGGTCGAATCGTCGCGCTGGACGCTCTCAACCTGAAGGTGCGCCGAGGCGAAAAGGTAGCGCTCATCGGTCCAAGTGGGGCCGGCAAGACGACACTGTTTCGGATGTTGAACCTGACGATCCCCCCAACCTCAGGCACCCTGGTATTCGACGGGCAGGATGTCAGCCACCTCCACGGGCGACGGCTGCGAGAGGTCCGACGAAGAATTGGAACGGTCTACCAGCAGCATAACCTGGTCCCACGTCTGCCGGTCGTCCATAATGTCCTTTCAGGTAAGCTTGGCTCCTGGTCTATCTGGCAGGCCATGTGCTCCCTGATCCATCCGACTGAACTCAATCTTGCCTGTGAGGCGCTCGCGCAGGTCGGTATCTCCGACAAACTGTACGAGCGGACCGAGTCATTGTCCGGTGGGCAGCAGCAGCGCGTTGCGATCGCCAGAATGCTGGCGCAAAATCCGGAGGTGATCCTGGCCGATGAGCCGGTCTCTTCAGTCGATCCGGCGCTGGCGGCCGGTATCGTAAAACTGCTGCTCGACCTCAGCACAACCTACCTCAAGACCCTGTTGATGAACCTTCACAGCGTTGACCTGGCCCTGGCCCACTTTCCACGAGTGATCGGGCTCAAGGATGGGAAGGTCTCGTTTGACCTGCCGGCCGCAGAGGTAACCGATGAACATCTCACAGCCCTCTATTCCGGAGGCCGAACCGAGACAATTGAAGAGGAGGCGCTCAACCGTGCAGAGCACCGTTCCGCCTGGTCCTGCCAGCCTCACCTTACCAGCTAA
- the phnE gene encoding phosphonate ABC transporter, permease protein PhnE codes for MTKPSAQTTRLASAQGRGVLSPSNLMILVGFLALMAWSYVGTEFSLHGLLGGESAAQILTYVKKLFPPDLSNDFLLKTGYWILETFAMSFLGTILAVLIAFSLVFLSSRTLMFTGLMFEMERSRPWVRVLRTALYLGAKAVLNLLRTVPHLVWALILVFAVGLGPFPGMLALGIHTGGVLGRLFGEVMENVAIQPIEALQATGASRLQILCYGILPQVLPECVAYTLYRWEVNIREAIILGYVGAGGLGQQIQIAISLFLEHRLLTLIIAIYLIVAVVDALSASLRHRLI; via the coding sequence ATGACCAAGCCCTCTGCGCAGACGACGAGACTCGCTTCAGCGCAAGGGCGGGGTGTCCTCTCTCCCTCCAACCTGATGATCCTGGTGGGCTTCCTTGCGTTGATGGCCTGGAGCTATGTGGGAACGGAGTTCTCGCTACACGGACTGCTCGGCGGGGAGAGCGCGGCCCAGATCCTGACCTACGTCAAGAAGCTTTTTCCGCCTGATCTCTCCAACGACTTCCTACTCAAGACCGGCTACTGGATCCTCGAGACCTTTGCCATGTCGTTTCTCGGGACGATCCTGGCTGTACTGATCGCCTTTTCCCTCGTCTTCCTCTCCAGCCGCACCCTGATGTTCACCGGGCTGATGTTTGAAATGGAACGAAGCCGCCCGTGGGTTCGAGTACTCCGCACCGCCCTGTATCTCGGCGCCAAGGCCGTCCTTAACCTCCTCCGAACCGTCCCTCATCTGGTCTGGGCGCTGATCCTGGTCTTTGCGGTCGGCCTCGGCCCGTTCCCGGGGATGCTCGCTCTGGGGATACACACAGGCGGAGTCTTGGGCAGGCTGTTTGGGGAGGTGATGGAGAACGTCGCGATCCAACCGATCGAAGCGCTGCAGGCGACCGGCGCCAGTCGGTTGCAGATCCTGTGTTATGGCATCCTTCCCCAGGTCCTGCCGGAGTGTGTCGCCTACACGTTATACCGGTGGGAGGTGAACATTCGAGAGGCGATCATCCTGGGCTACGTCGGAGCCGGCGGTCTCGGCCAGCAGATCCAAATCGCGATCAGCCTATTCCTGGAACACCGGTTGCTCACCCTCATCATTGCGATCTATCTGATCGTTGCGGTCGTCGATGCTCTCAGCGCCTCCCTCCGACACCGCCTGATCTGA
- a CDS encoding sigma-54 dependent transcriptional regulator → MAKVKILIAEDEPASRTGLQELLAGWGYETTVAADGQEALDKATGLQPSLIIADLVMPKMDGLTLLRTLKADGTLPSLIILTGQGTIETAVEAMQEGAYDYLTKPVDIGRLRVLVEKALERGAALQEVRLLRHQVRHLGRFGQLVGNTRAMQEVYRLLELAAPSTAPIFIWGESGTGKELAARTSHNLSSRKQGPFVPINCAAIPETLLESEIFGHEKGAFTGATERRMGCFELADGGTIFLDEVAEMKISTQAKFLRILQEGAFRRLGGAKEIRVDVRVVAATNKDPAQAVHDGLLRKDLYYRLNVFSIHLPSLRERREDLPLLIRSLLEEFNDKYGKAVRSVDARALALLTDHEWPGNIRELRNVLERATLVAQGNIIAPVDLPPNFPSQRHGPTSELNIPVGITIDAAEKALILTTLERTNQNKTRAAEILGISLKTLHNKLARYREEASSSAVSQEHE, encoded by the coding sequence ATGGCAAAAGTAAAGATCTTAATTGCAGAGGACGAACCTGCCTCCAGGACCGGACTCCAGGAGCTTCTTGCGGGATGGGGATACGAGACCACTGTCGCCGCTGACGGTCAGGAGGCCCTGGACAAGGCGACCGGGCTTCAGCCGTCTCTCATCATCGCTGATCTCGTGATGCCGAAGATGGATGGCCTTACCCTCCTGCGAACCCTTAAGGCCGATGGCACTCTCCCTTCCCTGATTATCCTGACCGGTCAGGGAACCATCGAGACTGCGGTAGAAGCGATGCAAGAAGGGGCCTACGACTACCTCACCAAACCGGTCGATATCGGTCGGCTCCGAGTTCTTGTGGAAAAGGCCCTCGAGCGCGGGGCAGCACTGCAGGAGGTGAGACTGCTGCGCCACCAAGTCCGTCATCTGGGTCGATTCGGCCAATTAGTCGGCAATACGCGAGCTATGCAGGAGGTCTATCGGCTGCTCGAATTGGCGGCGCCAAGCACTGCGCCGATTTTTATCTGGGGAGAGAGCGGGACCGGAAAGGAGCTGGCTGCTCGGACAAGTCACAATCTCTCCTCACGGAAGCAGGGTCCCTTCGTCCCGATCAACTGCGCTGCCATTCCGGAGACCTTGCTGGAAAGCGAGATCTTCGGCCATGAGAAAGGGGCCTTCACCGGCGCTACAGAGCGGCGGATGGGATGCTTCGAACTGGCTGACGGCGGAACCATCTTTCTCGATGAGGTCGCTGAGATGAAGATCTCTACCCAGGCCAAGTTCCTCAGGATCCTCCAGGAGGGAGCCTTTCGCCGATTGGGCGGAGCCAAGGAAATCCGCGTGGATGTCCGAGTGGTCGCCGCAACGAATAAGGATCCCGCGCAAGCGGTCCATGATGGTCTTCTCCGAAAGGACCTTTACTACCGGTTGAACGTATTCAGTATTCACCTCCCATCTCTTCGGGAGCGGCGGGAGGATCTCCCACTCCTCATCCGATCGCTCCTCGAAGAGTTTAATGACAAATACGGCAAAGCCGTCAGAAGCGTGGATGCGCGGGCGCTCGCACTCCTGACCGATCATGAGTGGCCAGGCAATATTCGAGAGCTGCGGAATGTGCTGGAGCGGGCCACCCTAGTGGCTCAGGGCAACATAATTGCTCCGGTCGATTTACCCCCGAACTTCCCAAGCCAGCGTCATGGGCCGACATCAGAACTCAACATCCCTGTCGGGATCACCATCGATGCGGCAGAAAAGGCCTTGATCCTCACAACGCTGGAACGCACAAACCAGAATAAGACCCGAGCCGCGGAGATCCTTGGGATCAGCCTCAAGACACTGCACAATAAGTTGGCCCGCTATCGGGAAGAGGCCTCTTCCTCGGCGGTCTCACAGGAACACGAATAA
- a CDS encoding response regulator, giving the protein MNIQQLQNTRQKVLVVDDDPALRELLTDYLGRVGFDVHTATDGRAGLHALAESHFDLILTDYHMPAMTGLEMAACIRRSDTITPIILITGDSSALDPEVVAQAGITRVLPKPLRFNELLNKCLIEK; this is encoded by the coding sequence GTGAACATTCAACAGTTACAGAATACACGACAGAAGGTCCTGGTCGTGGATGACGATCCCGCCTTGCGGGAGCTGTTGACGGACTATCTCGGGCGTGTGGGCTTCGATGTGCACACCGCGACGGACGGTCGCGCCGGGCTGCACGCCTTAGCCGAGTCCCACTTCGATCTCATCCTGACGGACTACCACATGCCGGCCATGACCGGCCTCGAGATGGCGGCCTGTATCCGGAGGTCCGATACGATTACCCCTATTATTCTCATCACCGGCGACTCCTCTGCGCTCGATCCTGAGGTCGTGGCACAGGCTGGGATTACCCGGGTCCTGCCGAAGCCTCTGAGGTTCAATGAGCTATTGAATAAGTGTTTAATTGAGAAATAA
- a CDS encoding HAMP domain-containing protein, with amino-acid sequence MALGIRGKEILGISLLVLLIVSVAIVVHLSTTTRLLLKDASEKGTFQAQQIFSGSTRAVARARGSHPKNALRRDRELRALLESSIGYSPHLVYAMITDQSNLILVHSQRSREGQQAPSRPQIEQLLTLNSLRQLVVLAGRHQVFETTLSLSLNDRPFGAVRLGLAGGLLWRELSATVQRSLLLAVLAFPLAWVVAFVLSNLVVVPLRHIAQGVDRMTRGEFDTAFASDRDDEVGQIAAKLNLLWRQIQEDRSSLISEKTRLEGIVHHFEDAIILLNRDQAIIFANPAAEALLAHPLVNAAGQSLRHILEANHPLAEAVGEVFLRQQPMRNLALTVPDDRGAPLDVLASAYPILDKNGIVGGMILLKNTEPLRQIQSLVDYSRKLADLGKLTSGVAHEVKNPLNAMIIHLELLKQKLNDPPEAVVQSLEFLGGEIHRLDRVVQGFLRFVRPQTLQLKPLDLNTLLQNVARTANVQGAADQITFTFHLDGGFPSINGDPELLQQAFLNLVLNACQAMPDGGAVIIETDRTAGGMVQARVIDHGGGIPAGDLDKIFRLYYTTKPDGNGIGLSLVYRIVQMHGGSIEVDSMVGQGTTMTVTFPTT; translated from the coding sequence ATTGCGCTCGGCATCCGAGGCAAGGAAATCCTCGGCATCAGCCTCCTGGTCCTCCTGATCGTCTCGGTTGCGATCGTCGTTCACCTCTCCACGACAACCCGTCTGCTGCTCAAGGATGCCTCAGAAAAGGGAACCTTCCAGGCTCAACAGATATTTTCCGGCAGCACTCGGGCTGTGGCCCGAGCACGGGGAAGCCACCCCAAGAACGCCCTGCGCCGTGACCGTGAGCTCCGCGCTTTACTCGAATCGAGCATCGGCTATTCCCCACACCTGGTCTACGCCATGATCACCGATCAATCGAACCTGATTCTGGTGCACAGCCAGCGCTCCCGCGAAGGTCAACAAGCCCCCTCACGTCCGCAGATCGAGCAGTTGCTGACGCTGAATTCTCTGCGACAGCTCGTAGTGCTGGCCGGCCGGCATCAGGTATTTGAGACTACCTTGTCGCTCAGCCTCAACGACCGGCCTTTCGGAGCAGTCCGGCTCGGACTGGCCGGAGGCCTCCTCTGGCGCGAACTCTCGGCCACTGTTCAGCGCAGTCTGCTGTTGGCGGTACTCGCGTTCCCGCTCGCCTGGGTCGTCGCCTTTGTCCTCTCGAACCTGGTGGTAGTGCCGTTGCGGCACATCGCTCAAGGGGTCGATCGGATGACGCGTGGCGAGTTTGATACGGCCTTTGCGTCCGACCGCGACGACGAAGTAGGACAGATTGCGGCAAAGCTCAACCTCTTGTGGCGCCAGATCCAGGAGGACCGATCCTCCCTGATCAGCGAGAAGACCAGGCTGGAAGGGATCGTTCACCATTTTGAGGATGCCATCATTCTGCTGAACAGAGACCAGGCGATCATCTTCGCCAATCCGGCGGCTGAGGCCCTGCTGGCTCACCCGTTGGTCAACGCTGCCGGCCAATCGTTACGGCACATCCTGGAAGCCAATCATCCCCTGGCAGAGGCGGTAGGCGAGGTCTTCCTGCGCCAACAGCCGATGAGAAATCTTGCGCTGACGGTACCGGACGACCGCGGCGCACCCCTTGATGTCCTGGCATCCGCCTACCCAATCCTGGATAAGAACGGCATAGTCGGAGGAATGATTCTCTTGAAAAATACCGAGCCGCTCCGGCAGATCCAGTCGCTTGTGGACTACTCTCGAAAACTGGCCGACCTTGGGAAGCTTACCTCGGGTGTTGCCCACGAAGTCAAGAATCCGCTGAACGCCATGATTATCCATCTGGAACTGTTGAAACAGAAACTGAATGATCCCCCTGAAGCAGTGGTCCAGAGCCTGGAGTTCCTGGGAGGAGAGATTCATCGCCTCGATCGTGTCGTGCAGGGATTTCTCCGTTTTGTCCGTCCTCAGACGCTCCAACTGAAGCCTCTGGACCTGAACACGCTGCTACAGAACGTTGCTCGGACGGCTAACGTACAAGGGGCGGCCGATCAGATTACGTTCACCTTTCACCTCGATGGCGGCTTCCCATCCATCAATGGCGATCCGGAGCTGCTTCAGCAGGCGTTTCTTAACCTGGTTCTCAATGCTTGCCAAGCGATGCCTGATGGCGGCGCGGTGATCATCGAGACGGACCGGACTGCCGGAGGCATGGTCCAGGCGCGCGTCATCGACCACGGGGGAGGGATCCCGGCCGGAGACCTGGACAAGATATTCCGTCTCTACTACACTACCAAGCCTGATGGAAACGGGATCGGGCTTTCACTGGTCTACCGAATCGTCCAGATGCATGGAGGCAGCATCGAGGTTGATTCGATGGTAGGACAAGGAACAACAATGACGGTGACATTTCCCACAACCTAA